The following are encoded in a window of Sphaerisporangium siamense genomic DNA:
- a CDS encoding ATP-binding protein: MTAMPEIGVMATADLLGRVELPGRAASVGLARAFVREILRTTRCPELDDAVLMVSELVTNAIRYSGSGRHPGGRLAVVLTDHGRAIQVDVIDEGASAHPYVHRDVGENAEGGRGLWLVCQLASAWGWRADPDGHVVWFQVSTT, translated from the coding sequence ATGACGGCGATGCCGGAGATCGGGGTGATGGCGACGGCGGATCTGCTGGGGCGGGTGGAGCTTCCCGGCAGGGCGGCGTCGGTAGGGCTGGCGCGGGCGTTCGTCAGGGAGATCCTGCGGACGACCCGTTGTCCGGAGCTGGACGACGCGGTGCTGATGGTCAGCGAACTGGTGACGAACGCGATCCGGTACTCCGGGTCCGGCCGGCATCCGGGCGGGCGGCTCGCCGTCGTGCTGACCGATCACGGCCGCGCGATCCAGGTGGACGTGATCGACGAGGGGGCGAGCGCCCACCCGTACGTCCACAGGGACGTGGGGGAGAACGCCGAGGGCGGGCGGGGGCTCTGGCTGGTGTGCCAGCTCGCCAGCGCCTGGGGCTGGCGCGCGGATCCGGACGGTCACGTCGTGTGGTTTCAGGTGTCCACCACCTGA
- a CDS encoding AfsR/SARP family transcriptional regulator — protein sequence MSVAEGVRFGVLGTLRAEVGGRPAGLGGPRQRAVLALLLIARGRIVSADRILSDVWSDARQPSPTTLHGYVADLRRALEPGRAPGAPPSLLVRDGPGYALRAAPAAVDAERFADLAARGRRELDGGDPERAADLLGQALALWRGPAYADFGGAAFATPDATRLENLRAAVHEDRLAAIIAAGRHAAAVGELEALVAEQPLRERGWELLALALYRSGRQGDALAALRAVRRRLSDELGIDPGRGLRDLEAAILAQDPALHPPARAGGRRSQAEAGIGPDANASADAPATGAEPPASGGQAAGGASGQGNLPFALSSFVGRTRDLAAVGAYLDTHRLVTLTGPGGAGKTRLALEAARARTDADGPWLVEMAGLHAPELLTPTAAAALGLPSASSPEQLAAMLAGRRTLIVLDNCEHLLVHAAHLVHTLLARCGGVRVLCTSRESLGITGEAVYEIPPLDAATEGTELFLRRSAAALPGGIPEAGDRETIETVCARLDGNPLAIELAAAQCRTLSLDQIADALKDRFTLLVAGPAGRPDRHRTLVDTIAWSDQLLQPGERRLFHRLGVLEGGFDLEAAAAVGGVAPVLGPLSALVRKSLVTVEPGTAPRRYRMLETLRYYAVAALPSEERAAARERHRVWALARAENVERHLRGPQAVALLKGLGRDQAEFRAAFASALELGDGEYALRLGGALFWFWFRMGYVGEGLAWLSEAFAAAPGAAADVRARARFAVAGLRYMAGRPDQAHQAVRTALEEARTAGDPVTESLATAYAAYFGVLAGVADGAAALAEEGVLLARRTGQDWVEAETLMARGMTLRALGDLPAAEAVFRRAIAAARASGHDWAADGAAWCEMKTASDRGDGARALAVAGGILATMDRYGDISFWLVTVHSAARALVLAGKAEEAAVLMGAVEAIGARAGVSPELMDPLDGPREAAAVREALPPEEYARHAARGRTLSRQEAGALLGHLITFP from the coding sequence GTGAGCGTCGCCGAGGGCGTGCGGTTCGGGGTACTGGGAACGCTCCGGGCCGAGGTGGGCGGACGGCCGGCGGGGCTAGGCGGGCCGCGGCAGCGGGCGGTGCTGGCGCTGCTGCTGATCGCGCGGGGCAGGATCGTCTCGGCCGACCGCATCCTCTCCGACGTGTGGAGCGACGCCCGGCAACCCTCGCCGACCACCCTGCACGGGTACGTCGCCGATCTGCGCCGCGCGCTGGAGCCGGGACGGGCCCCCGGCGCGCCGCCCAGTCTGCTGGTCCGTGACGGGCCCGGGTACGCGCTGCGCGCCGCCCCCGCCGCCGTCGACGCCGAACGCTTCGCCGACCTGGCCGCGCGCGGCCGGCGCGAGCTGGACGGCGGCGACCCCGAGCGGGCCGCCGACCTGCTCGGGCAGGCGCTCGCGTTGTGGCGGGGGCCCGCGTACGCCGACTTCGGCGGCGCAGCCTTCGCCACCCCCGACGCGACGCGGCTGGAGAACCTGCGGGCCGCCGTCCACGAGGACCGGCTCGCCGCGATCATCGCCGCCGGGCGGCACGCCGCCGCCGTCGGCGAGCTGGAGGCGCTGGTCGCCGAGCAGCCGCTGCGCGAGCGCGGCTGGGAACTGCTGGCCCTCGCGCTGTACCGGTCCGGACGGCAGGGCGACGCGCTCGCCGCCCTGCGCGCGGTACGCCGGCGGCTGTCCGACGAGCTCGGCATCGACCCGGGGCGCGGTCTGCGCGACCTGGAGGCCGCCATCCTCGCCCAGGACCCGGCGCTGCACCCGCCGGCACGGGCGGGCGGGCGGAGGAGTCAGGCGGAGGCCGGGATCGGCCCAGATGCCAACGCCAGTGCCGACGCGCCCGCGACCGGGGCGGAGCCCCCGGCCTCCGGCGGACAGGCCGCCGGGGGTGCGTCCGGCCAGGGGAACCTGCCGTTCGCCCTGTCCAGCTTCGTCGGGCGCACCCGGGACCTGGCCGCCGTCGGCGCGTACCTGGACACGCACCGGCTGGTCACGCTCACCGGACCCGGCGGGGCCGGCAAGACCCGATTAGCCCTGGAGGCGGCCCGCGCCCGTACCGACGCCGACGGGCCGTGGCTGGTGGAGATGGCGGGGCTGCACGCCCCCGAACTGCTCACGCCCACCGCCGCCGCGGCCCTGGGCCTGCCCTCCGCCTCGTCGCCCGAGCAGCTCGCCGCCATGCTGGCCGGGCGTCGCACGCTCATCGTCCTGGACAACTGCGAGCACCTGCTGGTCCACGCCGCCCACCTGGTCCACACCCTGCTGGCCCGCTGCGGCGGCGTGCGCGTGCTGTGCACCAGCCGCGAGTCCCTCGGCATCACCGGGGAGGCCGTCTACGAGATCCCGCCCCTGGACGCGGCCACCGAAGGCACGGAGCTCTTCCTGCGCCGGTCCGCCGCCGCGCTCCCCGGTGGGATCCCCGAGGCCGGCGACCGGGAGACGATCGAGACGGTGTGCGCGCGGCTCGACGGGAATCCGCTCGCCATCGAGCTCGCCGCCGCGCAGTGCCGCACGCTGTCCCTCGACCAGATCGCCGACGCCCTGAAGGACCGTTTCACGCTGCTGGTCGCCGGGCCCGCCGGGCGGCCCGACCGCCACCGCACCCTGGTGGACACCATCGCCTGGAGCGACCAGCTCCTCCAGCCGGGCGAACGCCGCCTCTTCCACCGGCTCGGCGTGCTCGAAGGCGGCTTCGACCTGGAGGCCGCCGCCGCGGTCGGCGGCGTCGCCCCCGTGCTCGGCCCGCTGTCGGCGCTGGTCCGCAAGTCGCTGGTGACCGTGGAACCCGGCACGGCGCCGCGCCGCTACCGGATGCTGGAGACGCTGCGCTACTACGCCGTGGCCGCGCTGCCGTCCGAGGAGCGCGCCGCCGCCCGGGAACGCCACCGCGTCTGGGCGCTGGCCCGCGCCGAGAACGTCGAACGCCACCTGCGCGGCCCGCAGGCGGTGGCGTTGCTGAAGGGGCTCGGACGCGACCAGGCGGAGTTCCGCGCCGCGTTCGCCTCGGCCCTGGAACTCGGGGACGGGGAGTACGCGCTGCGGCTGGGCGGCGCGCTCTTCTGGTTCTGGTTCCGCATGGGCTACGTGGGGGAGGGCCTGGCCTGGCTGTCGGAGGCGTTCGCCGCGGCCCCGGGCGCCGCCGCCGACGTCCGCGCGCGGGCCCGGTTCGCCGTGGCGGGGCTGCGGTACATGGCCGGGCGGCCCGACCAGGCGCACCAGGCCGTACGGACGGCGCTGGAGGAGGCCCGTACGGCCGGCGACCCGGTGACGGAGTCGCTCGCGACCGCGTACGCCGCCTACTTCGGCGTGCTCGCCGGGGTGGCGGACGGCGCCGCCGCGCTCGCCGAGGAGGGCGTCCTGCTGGCCCGGCGCACCGGGCAGGACTGGGTGGAGGCCGAGACGCTCATGGCGCGGGGCATGACCCTGCGGGCCCTCGGAGACCTGCCCGCCGCCGAGGCGGTGTTCCGCCGGGCCATCGCCGCGGCCCGTGCCAGCGGCCACGACTGGGCCGCCGACGGGGCCGCCTGGTGCGAGATGAAGACCGCCTCCGACCGGGGCGACGGGGCACGGGCGCTCGCCGTCGCGGGGGGCATCCTCGCCACCATGGACCGGTACGGGGACATCTCCTTCTGGCTGGTGACGGTGCACAGCGCCGCCCGCGCGCTCGTGCTGGCCGGGAAGGCCGAGGAGGCGGCGGTGCTCATGGGGGCCGTGGAGGCGATCGGCGCGCGGGCCGGCGTCTCGCCGGAGCTGATGGACCCGCTGGACGGCCCGCGCGAGGCCGCCGCCGTCCGCGAGGCCCTGCCGCCGGAGGAGTACGCGCGCCACGCCGCCCGGGGCCGCACGCTGTCCCGCCAGGAGGCCGGCGCCCTGCTCGGTCACCTGATCACCTTCCCCTGA
- a CDS encoding FAD-dependent oxidoreductase, whose amino-acid sequence MTGIGRPARHAVVVGAGMGGLLAARVLGESFDRVTVLDRDALPGEGVPRRGVPQGHHAHGLLSRGREILDELFPGLLDDLVAAGAVPCDIQRDVHWYNDGLLLRPASSRLRGLSVSRPLLERYVRSRVEALPGVVIQDRREVVEPVAVRPGVVTGVRVARPGRPGEPGEFEEIEADLVVNATGRGNRGTEWLRRLGYEPAAEERVDSRLVYVSREYRRRPGDAEVVAMIVGHGTAVPRGGVALSGEGDRWLVTLYGMGDDIPPTDPDGYHRFAARLPVPDLHRLLERLEPLGDPRLMRIPVSVRRRYERLRRFPEGYLVFGDALCQFNPTYGQGMTVAACEAVALRECLAAPGGRDGLARRFHGRAARIIDVAWDISVGGDLRFPSVEGPRPLRLKLLNAYIARLHVAAGADPAVGHAFLSVANLQAPPQRLLSPGVLARVLRPRPGRARHKTPARDRVPAGQ is encoded by the coding sequence ATGACAGGCATCGGCCGCCCCGCGCGGCACGCCGTCGTCGTGGGAGCGGGGATGGGCGGGCTGCTGGCCGCCCGGGTGCTCGGCGAGTCCTTCGACCGCGTCACGGTGCTCGACCGTGACGCGCTGCCCGGGGAGGGCGTCCCGAGGCGGGGTGTGCCGCAGGGCCACCACGCGCACGGGCTGCTGTCCCGGGGCCGCGAGATCCTCGACGAGCTGTTCCCCGGCCTGCTCGACGACCTGGTCGCCGCGGGCGCCGTGCCGTGCGACATCCAGCGGGACGTCCACTGGTACAACGACGGGCTGCTGCTGCGTCCGGCGTCGTCGCGGCTGCGCGGCCTGTCGGTGAGCAGGCCGCTGCTCGAACGGTACGTGCGGTCCCGGGTCGAGGCCCTGCCCGGCGTGGTGATCCAGGACCGCCGCGAGGTGGTCGAGCCGGTCGCCGTACGGCCCGGCGTGGTCACGGGGGTGCGCGTGGCGCGTCCCGGCCGGCCGGGGGAGCCGGGGGAGTTCGAGGAGATCGAGGCCGACCTCGTGGTGAACGCCACGGGCCGCGGCAACCGGGGGACCGAGTGGCTGCGCCGGCTGGGATACGAGCCCGCGGCCGAGGAGCGCGTCGACTCGCGGCTGGTGTACGTCTCGCGTGAGTACCGGCGCCGGCCGGGCGACGCCGAGGTCGTCGCCATGATCGTGGGGCACGGCACGGCCGTCCCCCGGGGCGGGGTCGCGTTGAGCGGGGAGGGCGACCGCTGGCTGGTCACGCTGTACGGCATGGGCGACGACATCCCGCCCACCGACCCGGACGGCTACCACCGGTTCGCCGCCCGGCTCCCGGTCCCGGACCTGCACCGCCTCCTCGAACGGCTGGAACCGCTCGGCGATCCCCGGCTGATGCGCATCCCGGTGAGCGTCCGCCGCCGCTACGAGCGCCTGCGCCGCTTCCCCGAGGGCTACCTGGTGTTCGGCGACGCGCTGTGCCAGTTCAACCCCACCTACGGGCAGGGCATGACCGTGGCCGCCTGTGAGGCGGTGGCGCTGCGCGAATGCCTGGCCGCGCCGGGCGGACGTGACGGCCTGGCCCGGCGCTTCCACGGGCGCGCCGCGCGGATCATCGACGTGGCCTGGGACATATCGGTTGGCGGCGACCTGCGCTTCCCGTCCGTCGAGGGCCCGCGTCCCCTGCGCCTCAAGCTGCTCAACGCCTACATCGCGCGCCTGCACGTGGCCGCCGGGGCGGACCCGGCGGTCGGGCACGCCTTCCTCAGCGTCGCCAACCTGCAGGCCCCGCCCCAGCGGCTGCTGTCGCCGGGCGTCCTGGCCCGGGTTCTCCGGCCGCGTCCCGGCCGCGCCCGCCACAAGACTCCGGCCCGGGACCGTGTCCCGGCCGGTCAGTGA
- a CDS encoding multicopper oxidase family protein, producing the protein MLNRRRLLALGAITGGAMVLPFSRLTAEGADDTVPLRREDLIPRAPRAAARSTGAPFSMRMPVPQELRPAWSGRDHDVYKIAVQPANLEILPGLTTPVLTYGGTFVGPTIRARTGRPAKVVFVNRLDRPTNVHLHGAHVPAISDGHPMDTIDPGRFRSYDYPNAQQGATLWYHDHSHHMEAEHVYRGLHGMYVIDDPAERRLRLPDGPYDVPIFLRNAQFDENGGLVFFSPYDRTTILANGRSQPYFPVAARKYRFRLVNGANEYTFRLSLGGTEFQQIASDGGLLPAPVPLTELVLGSAQRADIVVDFGRYPVGTQVVLTDAGSGTPVVRFDVVRQARDDSRVPDVLRPLPPMPTATVQREVSMRFGYTETDVFGLVNDKQFDPNRVDFRIKRGDTEIWTLTNGDSAQGIEHTFHMHLVQFRVLDRNGAPPQPWDAGLKDTIQLPANETVRVQATFRNYLGRYVYHCHFLEHSSLGMMAQMEVVP; encoded by the coding sequence ATGCTGAACCGGCGACGATTACTGGCGCTCGGCGCCATCACCGGTGGTGCGATGGTGCTGCCGTTCTCACGGCTCACCGCCGAGGGGGCCGACGACACGGTGCCGCTGCGCAGGGAGGACCTGATCCCGCGCGCCCCGAGGGCCGCGGCGCGGTCCACGGGGGCTCCGTTCTCGATGCGGATGCCGGTGCCCCAGGAACTGCGCCCCGCCTGGTCGGGACGCGACCACGACGTCTACAAGATCGCTGTGCAGCCGGCGAACCTGGAGATCCTCCCCGGGCTCACCACCCCCGTGCTGACCTACGGCGGCACGTTCGTCGGCCCGACGATCCGCGCGCGGACCGGGCGCCCGGCCAAGGTCGTGTTCGTCAACCGGCTCGACCGGCCGACCAACGTGCACCTGCACGGCGCGCACGTACCGGCGATCAGCGACGGGCACCCGATGGACACCATCGACCCCGGGCGCTTCCGGAGCTACGACTACCCGAACGCCCAGCAGGGCGCCACGCTGTGGTACCACGACCACAGCCACCACATGGAGGCCGAGCACGTCTACCGCGGCCTGCACGGCATGTACGTGATCGACGACCCGGCCGAGCGGCGCCTGCGCCTGCCCGACGGGCCCTACGACGTGCCGATCTTCCTGCGCAACGCCCAGTTCGACGAGAACGGCGGCCTGGTCTTCTTCAGCCCCTACGATCGCACGACGATCCTGGCCAACGGCAGGTCGCAGCCGTACTTCCCCGTCGCGGCGCGCAAGTACCGGTTCCGGCTCGTCAACGGGGCCAACGAGTACACCTTCCGGCTCAGCCTCGGCGGTACGGAGTTCCAGCAGATCGCCTCCGACGGAGGGCTGCTGCCCGCGCCGGTGCCGCTGACCGAGCTGGTCCTCGGGTCGGCGCAGCGCGCGGACATCGTCGTCGACTTCGGGCGCTACCCGGTCGGCACCCAGGTCGTCCTCACCGACGCGGGCAGCGGCACGCCCGTGGTCAGGTTCGACGTGGTGCGGCAGGCACGGGACGACAGCCGCGTTCCCGACGTGCTCAGGCCGCTGCCCCCGATGCCCACAGCGACGGTGCAGCGCGAGGTCTCGATGCGCTTCGGGTACACCGAGACCGACGTCTTCGGCCTGGTGAACGACAAGCAGTTCGACCCGAACCGGGTGGACTTCCGGATCAAGCGCGGCGACACGGAGATCTGGACCCTGACCAACGGCGACAGCGCCCAGGGCATCGAGCACACCTTCCACATGCACCTGGTGCAGTTCCGGGTGCTGGACCGGAACGGCGCCCCGCCGCAGCCGTGGGACGCGGGGCTCAAGGACACGATCCAGCTCCCGGCCAACGAGACCGTGCGCGTCCAGGCGACGTTCCGCAACTACCTGGGCCGGTACGTGTACCACTGCCACTTCCTGGAGCACTCGTCCCTCGGCATGATGGCCCAGATGGAGGTCGTTCCCTGA
- a CDS encoding AfsR/SARP family transcriptional regulator gives MAGVDPAAVRFGVLGPLRAEAGGGAVGLGGPRQRAVLAVLLIARGRMVSAERIMAEVWEDAPPPSPTTLHAYVSELRRALEPGRRSGAPPRLLVREGPGYALRAGPAAVDAERFADLAVAGKRALGGGRPGEAEELLTEAAGLWRGPAYADFAEAGFAVPEAARLEDLRAGAQEDRLAAAIELGRHAAAAGELEALVAEQPLRERGWELLTLALYRSGRRADATAALRAARERLADELGIDPGPALRDLETAVLTQDPRLDPPPARLRGAAGPRYAERGGEASDAGGTPDGGGASAATGARPVPGNLPFALSSFVGRAAEITAVEGLLAEYRLVTLTGPGGVGKTRLALELARRRTGDADGPWMVELAALTSADLLPATVAAALGVPGPSSADELAAVLAARRLLLVLDNCEHLLEAVTALIGVLLSRCRDLRVLATSREALGVEGEAVYEVPPLDPAGDGSELFRSRVATALPAWSPDPGDLDRIPVLCAGLDGIPLAIELAAAQCRVLSVGQIADALEHRFDVLVDGPLDLPARHRALEAAVAWSHQLLEPDERRLFHRLGVFAAGFDLDSAGAVGGQPQVLRPLSALVRKSLVTVEPGTAPRRYRMLETLRQYALRELDVADLAGTRRRHRAWALARAESAERRLHGPQAAELLARLTREQPEFRAAFASALEEGDGVYALRLGGALYWFWYRMGHIAEGLAWMDRAFAAAPDAEPGVRGRARLAVSGLGYLAGRPREAYEAVLLAEAEAREAGDLVVEASARVYQTHFGVLAGMPIDAPALARGAVDLARRAGEDWLVAEALMVRGMLARVLGDLPGAAAVLAEAVATANSCGHDWAAGSAAWAGMKTACDAGDGRRALRIATGIVDALDRHEDVTSRLVLLHTAAHALTLTGHAEEAAVLMGGVEAVGRRVGFSPELMDPLDGPREATAVRESLPPDRYESAAARGRELSLPELTAFLSNLLGNT, from the coding sequence ATGGCCGGGGTCGATCCCGCCGCTGTGCGGTTCGGAGTGCTCGGCCCCCTGCGGGCCGAGGCAGGGGGAGGGGCCGTCGGCCTGGGGGGTCCGCGGCAGCGGGCGGTCCTCGCGGTCCTGCTGATCGCCCGGGGGCGCATGGTCTCCGCCGAGCGGATCATGGCCGAGGTGTGGGAGGACGCCCCGCCGCCCTCCCCGACCACCCTGCACGCCTACGTCTCCGAGCTCCGCCGGGCCCTTGAGCCCGGGCGGCGGTCCGGCGCGCCGCCCCGGCTCCTCGTCCGTGAGGGCCCGGGGTACGCGCTGCGGGCCGGCCCGGCCGCCGTGGACGCCGAGCGGTTCGCCGACCTGGCCGTCGCCGGGAAGCGCGCCCTGGGCGGCGGCAGGCCGGGGGAGGCAGAGGAACTGCTCACCGAGGCGGCCGGGCTGTGGCGCGGCCCCGCCTACGCCGACTTCGCCGAGGCGGGGTTCGCGGTGCCCGAGGCCGCGCGGCTGGAGGACCTGCGGGCCGGCGCGCAGGAGGACCGGCTCGCCGCCGCCATCGAACTCGGACGGCACGCCGCGGCCGCCGGCGAGCTGGAGGCCCTGGTGGCCGAGCAGCCGCTGCGGGAGCGCGGCTGGGAACTGCTCACCCTGGCCCTGTACCGGTCGGGACGGCGCGCCGACGCCACCGCCGCGCTGCGGGCGGCGCGCGAGCGGCTCGCCGACGAGCTCGGCATCGACCCGGGTCCCGCGTTACGCGACCTGGAGACCGCGGTGCTCACCCAGGACCCGCGCCTCGACCCTCCACCCGCCCGCCTCAGGGGCGCCGCCGGGCCGAGGTACGCCGAGCGCGGCGGGGAGGCATCGGACGCGGGGGGAACGCCGGACGGCGGGGGAGCATCCGCCGCCACGGGCGCCCGTCCCGTGCCGGGGAACCTGCCCTTCGCCCTGTCCAGTTTCGTGGGCCGCGCCGCCGAGATCACGGCCGTGGAGGGCCTGCTGGCCGAGTACCGGCTGGTCACGCTGACCGGGCCGGGCGGGGTCGGCAAGACGCGGCTCGCGCTGGAGCTCGCCCGGCGCCGCACCGGCGACGCCGACGGGCCGTGGATGGTGGAACTGGCCGCCCTGACCTCCGCCGACCTGCTGCCCGCCACCGTCGCCGCCGCCCTCGGGGTCCCGGGGCCGTCCTCCGCCGACGAACTGGCCGCCGTGCTCGCCGCGCGCCGGCTGCTGCTGGTGCTCGACAACTGCGAGCACCTGCTGGAGGCGGTCACCGCGCTGATCGGCGTCCTGCTGAGCCGCTGCCGCGACCTGCGCGTGCTGGCCACCAGCCGCGAGGCGCTCGGCGTGGAGGGGGAGGCGGTCTACGAGGTGCCGCCGCTCGACCCCGCCGGGGACGGCAGCGAACTGTTCCGCAGCCGGGTCGCCACGGCGCTGCCCGCCTGGTCCCCCGACCCCGGCGATCTGGACCGGATCCCGGTGCTGTGCGCCGGCCTCGACGGCATCCCGCTCGCCATCGAGCTGGCCGCCGCGCAGTGCCGCGTGCTGTCGGTCGGGCAGATCGCCGACGCCCTGGAGCACCGCTTCGACGTGCTGGTCGACGGTCCGCTCGACCTGCCCGCGCGGCACCGCGCGCTGGAGGCCGCCGTCGCCTGGAGCCACCAGCTGCTCGAACCCGACGAACGGCGGTTGTTCCACCGGCTCGGCGTGTTCGCCGCCGGGTTCGACCTGGACTCCGCGGGCGCGGTCGGTGGCCAGCCGCAGGTCCTGCGCCCGCTGTCGGCGCTGGTCCGCAAGTCCCTGGTCACCGTCGAACCCGGCACGGCGCCCCGCCGCTACCGGATGCTGGAGACGCTGCGCCAGTACGCGCTTCGCGAGCTGGACGTGGCCGACCTCGCGGGCACCCGGCGCCGCCACCGGGCCTGGGCGCTGGCGCGGGCCGAGAGCGCGGAGCGCCGCCTGCACGGCCCGCAGGCCGCCGAACTGCTGGCCCGGCTGACCCGGGAGCAACCCGAGTTCCGCGCGGCCTTCGCCTCCGCGCTGGAGGAGGGCGACGGGGTCTACGCCCTGCGGCTGGGCGGCGCGCTGTACTGGTTCTGGTACCGCATGGGCCACATCGCCGAGGGCCTGGCCTGGATGGACAGGGCGTTCGCCGCGGCCCCGGACGCCGAGCCGGGGGTCCGCGGCCGTGCGCGGCTCGCCGTCAGCGGGCTCGGCTACCTCGCCGGGCGGCCGCGCGAGGCGTACGAGGCCGTCCTGCTGGCGGAGGCGGAGGCCCGGGAGGCCGGTGACCTGGTCGTCGAGGCGTCCGCCCGCGTCTACCAGACGCACTTCGGCGTGCTCGCCGGGATGCCCATCGACGCCCCGGCGCTGGCCCGCGGCGCCGTCGATCTCGCGCGGCGCGCCGGGGAGGACTGGCTGGTGGCCGAGGCCCTGATGGTGCGGGGGATGCTGGCCCGCGTCCTCGGAGACCTTCCCGGGGCCGCCGCCGTGCTGGCCGAGGCCGTGGCGACGGCGAACTCCTGCGGCCACGACTGGGCGGCGGGCTCCGCGGCGTGGGCCGGCATGAAGACCGCCTGCGACGCCGGCGACGGCCGGCGGGCCCTGCGGATCGCCACCGGCATCGTCGACGCCCTCGACCGCCACGAGGACGTGACATCCCGCCTGGTCCTCCTGCACACCGCCGCCCACGCCCTCACGCTCACCGGCCACGCCGAGGAGGCCGCCGTCCTGATGGGCGGCGTGGAGGCCGTAGGCCGCCGAGTCGGCTTCTCCCCCGAGCTGATGGACCCCCTGGACGGCCCCCGCGAGGCCACCGCCGTCCGAGAGTCCCTCCCCCCCGACCGCTACGAATCCGCGGCGGCCCGGGGACGCGAACTGTCCCTCCCGGAACTGACGGCCTTCCTGTCGAACCTTCTCGGAAACACTTGA
- a CDS encoding Uma2 family endonuclease, whose product MTEHPLDVGTESLWPVPPSGGHTVEDLVHLPDLPSHTQLIDGSLIFAAPQTAWHSVVLDLLGRVLRECCPAEYRVRRQTYVMLGPRQCPEPDIMIISSNAAHADTGVCRPADVLLTVEAMTPDSELRDRERKPQLYAEAGIPHFWRVERSSGPATVYVYELDPATRSYALMGIHHDKLHLSIPFEIDVDLAEVERL is encoded by the coding sequence GTGACAGAGCATCCCCTTGACGTGGGAACAGAATCCCTGTGGCCGGTGCCCCCCTCCGGCGGCCACACGGTGGAAGATCTCGTTCACCTCCCGGATCTGCCTTCTCACACCCAGTTGATCGACGGCAGCCTGATCTTCGCGGCTCCTCAGACCGCCTGGCACTCCGTGGTGCTCGACCTCCTGGGCAGGGTCCTGCGGGAGTGCTGCCCGGCCGAGTACCGAGTGCGCCGGCAGACATACGTCATGCTCGGTCCTCGCCAGTGTCCGGAACCGGATATCATGATCATCAGCTCCAACGCCGCGCATGCCGACACCGGCGTCTGCCGACCGGCCGATGTGCTGCTCACGGTCGAGGCCATGACACCGGACTCCGAACTGCGCGACAGGGAACGTAAACCCCAGTTGTATGCCGAGGCAGGCATTCCGCACTTCTGGCGAGTCGAGCGAAGCTCAGGGCCCGCGACGGTGTACGTCTACGAATTGGACCCGGCCACCCGCTCGTACGCCCTCATGGGCATTCACCACGACAAACTGCACCTCTCGATCCCGTTCGAGATCGACGTCGACCTCGCCGAGGTCGAACGACTCTGA
- a CDS encoding FHA domain-containing protein, giving the protein MEGPFIRVEDTGEVVPLRPEVTTIGRGRGVDVRLADPSVSRLHAEFVRRGPYLYVVDLGLSRNGTRVNGRPIARRVLDDGDVVSFGAARCRVGGVPREDFAPEVELRRAAAPELTRREVDVLTSLCRPALSDEAFVAPATAREIADDLVVTEAAVKQHLLRLYQKFRIPEGINRRTRLANEVVALGLVRPTPVVPPQRTAGPGESPPQTAGRRAS; this is encoded by the coding sequence GTGGAGGGGCCGTTCATACGCGTCGAGGACACCGGCGAGGTCGTCCCGTTGCGCCCCGAAGTCACGACGATCGGCCGAGGCCGAGGCGTCGACGTCAGGCTGGCCGATCCGAGCGTGTCACGGTTGCACGCCGAGTTCGTCCGCCGCGGACCATACCTGTATGTCGTTGACCTGGGCCTGTCCCGCAACGGCACCCGGGTGAACGGGAGGCCGATCGCCCGGAGGGTACTCGACGACGGTGACGTCGTCTCGTTCGGCGCCGCCCGGTGCAGGGTGGGCGGCGTGCCAAGGGAGGACTTCGCCCCCGAGGTCGAGCTGCGCCGGGCCGCCGCGCCCGAGCTCACCCGGCGCGAGGTCGACGTCCTCACATCCCTGTGCCGTCCCGCGCTGTCGGACGAGGCGTTCGTCGCCCCTGCCACGGCGCGCGAGATCGCCGACGACCTCGTGGTGACCGAGGCGGCGGTCAAGCAACACCTGCTCCGGCTGTACCAGAAGTTCCGCATCCCGGAGGGCATCAACCGCCGAACGCGGCTGGCCAACGAGGTCGTAGCCCTCGGCCTGGTCCGCCCCACCCCGGTGGTCCCCCCGCAACGCACCGCCGGCCCCGGCGAGTCACCCCCGCAAACCGCGGGCCGCCGCGCCTCGTAG